The following DNA comes from Rhodanobacter sp. AS-Z3.
ATGCGTTGGCGGTGTTGGCCACAAGTGTTCTCTATCGCTAGGGAGGGTAGGAGCCCGCTAGGGGGCGATGCGGTTGTCTGAATGCGTAAAGGCATCACCCGCGAGCAGGCTCCTACGAAGGCTGATCGAATCTCAGTGCTTGAACTCGGCAGCCCAGTAGGCCTCGATCTGACTGACCAACGACGCTGGCAGCGGCACGTAGTCGAGCTCACTCGCCGCTGGCCGGCCACTCTCCAGCGCGTATTTGAAAAAGTCGAAGGCGGCCTTGCTGTTGCCGGCGTTCTTCGGCGTCTTGTACATGATCATCCAGGTGGTGGCGGTGATCGGCCACGCCTGTTCGCCGGGTGCATTGGTCATGATCAGGTTGAAGTCTTTCGCGCTGGCCCAGTCGGCGGTGGCGGCGGCAGCGGCGAACGCGTCCGCACTCGGCTTGATGAAATGGCCGCTGGCGTTCTGCAGGTCAACCCAGGCCAGCTTGTTCTTTACCGCATAGGCGTATTCCACGTAGCCAATCGAACCCTTGATCTGACGGACGTACTGCGAAACACCTTCGTTGCCCTTGCCGCCCACGCCGCTCGGCCACTCCACCGCGGTGCCGAACTTGACCTTGCTGGCCCACTCCGGGTTGACCTTGGACAAATAGTTGGTGAAGTTGAACGAGGTGCCCGAACCGTCCGAGCGATGCACCACGGTGATCTTGCCGGCGGGCAGGCTGATACCGGTATTCAGCGCGGCAATCTTCGGGTCATTCCAGTTCGT
Coding sequences within:
- the pstS gene encoding phosphate ABC transporter substrate-binding protein PstS translates to MASTFGAAAHATDITGAGSSFVYPVMSKWSAAYADKTGNRLNYQSVGSGAGIAQIKEGTIDFGASDAPMTAQDLQKYGLGQFPIVVGGIVPVINITGVQADQIKLDGTTLADIFLGKITNWNDPKIAALNTGISLPAGKITVVHRSDGSGTSFNFTNYLSKVNPEWASKVKFGTAVEWPSGVGGKGNEGVSQYVRQIKGSIGYVEYAYAVKNKLAWVDLQNASGHFIKPSADAFAAAAATADWASAKDFNLIMTNAPGEQAWPITATTWMIMYKTPKNAGNSKAAFDFFKYALESGRPAASELDYVPLPASLVSQIEAYWAAEFKH